A window of the Polaribacter batillariae genome harbors these coding sequences:
- a CDS encoding DUF6427 family protein — MLANFLSKSKPINFIVLLVLFLCIFLLDAFTVYASKGFTFTIFLENLGFFSLFLLIFFFYNFVISKNNLTKDNSYAFFVFTVFLSYFVIKLFSFKVLFLLLIYILFSRKIYSLKSQKKVLQKLFDSGFWLAILFFIEPFSAMFALLIYVATYVHHKITIRTLFAPVVGFCAPLLIYYAYCLWLNEVRVFTNLFVFKQFHKISFYAENNFYWLVISILFLTTIGFILKTPKALSVNNTFKKNWLIVTFQLLISFFFVLLIPEKTGVEILFLIFPASIVVANGLEIIKSDFIKNIVFYVLLASTVFAVLL, encoded by the coding sequence ATGCTAGCCAATTTTTTAAGCAAATCTAAACCCATCAATTTTATTGTGCTTCTGGTACTGTTTTTGTGCATTTTTTTATTAGATGCGTTTACAGTGTATGCTTCTAAAGGTTTTACATTTACTATTTTTTTAGAAAATCTTGGTTTTTTTTCGCTTTTTCTACTTATTTTTTTCTTTTACAATTTTGTGATTTCTAAAAATAACTTAACAAAAGATAACAGTTACGCTTTTTTTGTTTTTACAGTGTTTTTAAGCTATTTTGTTATTAAATTATTTTCTTTTAAAGTACTTTTTTTATTACTGATTTATATACTTTTTTCCAGAAAAATATACAGTTTAAAATCTCAAAAAAAAGTGTTACAAAAATTGTTTGATAGTGGATTTTGGCTCGCGATTTTATTTTTTATAGAACCCTTTTCTGCAATGTTTGCCTTGTTAATTTATGTGGCAACTTACGTGCATCATAAAATAACAATTCGTACTTTATTTGCCCCAGTTGTTGGTTTTTGTGCTCCTTTATTAATTTATTATGCCTATTGTTTGTGGCTTAACGAAGTACGTGTTTTTACGAATCTTTTTGTTTTTAAGCAGTTTCATAAAATTTCTTTTTATGCCGAAAATAATTTTTATTGGTTGGTAATTTCGATATTATTTTTAACTACGATTGGTTTTATCTTAAAAACACCAAAAGCGCTTTCTGTAAATAATACTTTCAAGAAAAATTGGCTTATTGTAACGTTTCAATTGCTAATATCTTTCTTTTTCGTGCTTTTAATTCCTGAGAAAACAGGGGTAGAAATTCTTTTTCTAATTTTTCCAGCATCTATAGTTGTTGCAAACGGACTTGAAATTATAAAAAGCGATTTCATTAAAAACATCGTTTTTTATGTATTGCTTGCAAGTACTGTCTTTGCGGTATTATTATAA
- the upp gene encoding uracil phosphoribosyltransferase, protein MEIHHIAENHSILNKFIAEIRAVKTQKDSLRFRRNIERIGEVLGYELSKNLSYAGVYIETPLGKKKMQLSYNNIVLCSILRAGLPLHQGLLNYFDDAENAFISAYRHHPKNNNNFEIVVEYFASPSIDNKTLLLADPMLATGQSLVAVYEAIKKHGTPKEIHIVAVIGSKEGIDFIENHFPKHTQLWIATIDNKLNDKGYIVPGLGDAGDLAYGTKL, encoded by the coding sequence ATGGAAATACATCACATCGCAGAAAACCACTCTATTTTAAATAAATTTATCGCAGAAATTAGAGCGGTAAAAACTCAAAAAGATTCGCTTCGATTTCGAAGAAATATCGAAAGAATTGGCGAGGTTTTGGGCTATGAATTGAGTAAAAATTTGTCGTATGCTGGTGTTTATATCGAAACTCCCTTAGGAAAGAAAAAAATGCAATTGTCTTATAACAATATTGTTTTATGTTCGATTTTAAGAGCAGGTTTGCCTTTACATCAAGGATTGTTAAATTATTTCGACGATGCAGAAAATGCTTTTATTTCTGCATACAGGCATCATCCTAAAAACAACAATAATTTCGAAATTGTTGTCGAATATTTCGCTTCGCCATCTATAGATAATAAAACACTGTTATTGGCAGACCCTATGTTAGCAACTGGGCAAAGTTTGGTGGCTGTTTACGAAGCAATAAAAAAACACGGAACCCCAAAAGAAATTCATATTGTTGCTGTAATTGGCTCTAAAGAAGGCATCGATTTTATTGAAAATCATTTTCCAAAACACACACAATTATGGATTGCCACTATCGACAATAAATTAAACGATAAAGGCTACATAGTTCCAGGCCTAGGAGATGCAGGAGATTTGGCTTACGGAACAAAATTATAA
- the lysM gene encoding peptidoglycan-binding protein LysM gives MGIFSFIKNAGAKIFGIGKTTEEENAEKSEQLRNAITDLDLEVKDLSIEVDDDAVKLWGEAVDLATKEKVVLVVGNTNGVASVEDNMSVAKVEVIEEADMAQFHTVESGDTLGKIAKEYYGNAMKYPVIFEANKPMLTHPDKIYPGQVLRIPPLVD, from the coding sequence ATGGGAATTTTTTCGTTTATTAAAAATGCTGGAGCAAAAATTTTTGGTATTGGTAAAACCACAGAAGAAGAAAATGCAGAAAAATCGGAACAATTAAGAAATGCAATTACAGACTTAGATTTAGAAGTAAAAGATTTGTCTATTGAAGTAGATGACGATGCTGTAAAACTTTGGGGCGAAGCTGTAGATTTGGCGACTAAAGAAAAAGTAGTTTTAGTCGTAGGAAATACAAACGGAGTTGCCTCTGTAGAAGATAACATGTCTGTAGCAAAAGTAGAAGTTATCGAAGAAGCAGATATGGCGCAATTTCATACAGTAGAAAGTGGAGATACTTTAGGTAAAATCGCCAAAGAATATTATGGAAATGCCATGAAATATCCTGTAATTTTTGAAGCAAACAAGCCTATGTTAACACATCCAGATAAAATTTATCCAGGACAGGTTTTAAGAATTCCGCCTTTAGTAGATTAA
- a CDS encoding DMT family transporter has translation MNKRILALIAVTIATIIYGVNYTIAKDVMPTYVKPYGFIFIRVVGATAIFWLLGLFVKSQKIEKEDYKKILLASFFGVGLNMLSFFKGLSLTTPISASVMMVTSPIMVLVFSSILIRKAIGKQRVLGVFIGLVGTILLITYGSSSNQTATNSHLGNFLVFVNASSYGLYLVLAKNLIKKYHPLVFVKWLYLFGLIFIIPVGYTEFSEIVWQAIPTNIYWNIGFVVLFTTCITYLFNLYGLSKLKPTTVSVFIYLQPVIASIYALIVGSDSLNLVKICATLLIFFGVYLVTKQAKDSKN, from the coding sequence ATGAACAAAAGAATTTTAGCATTAATTGCAGTTACCATTGCTACCATTATTTACGGAGTAAATTACACGATTGCAAAAGATGTAATGCCAACCTATGTAAAACCTTATGGCTTTATATTTATTAGAGTTGTGGGGGCAACTGCTATTTTTTGGCTTTTAGGTTTGTTTGTGAAATCTCAAAAAATAGAAAAAGAAGATTATAAAAAAATTCTTTTAGCATCTTTTTTTGGGGTAGGTTTAAACATGTTATCGTTTTTTAAAGGTTTAAGTTTAACAACCCCCATAAGTGCCTCTGTAATGATGGTAACTTCGCCAATAATGGTGCTCGTTTTTTCGAGTATTTTAATTAGAAAAGCCATTGGGAAGCAGCGAGTTTTAGGGGTGTTTATTGGTTTAGTTGGTACCATTTTATTAATAACTTATGGCAGTTCTTCTAACCAAACCGCAACCAACAGCCATCTTGGAAATTTCTTGGTGTTTGTAAATGCTTCTTCTTACGGTTTGTATTTGGTTTTGGCAAAAAATTTAATTAAAAAATACCATCCGCTTGTATTTGTAAAATGGTTGTATTTGTTTGGCCTTATTTTTATAATTCCTGTGGGCTATACCGAATTTTCGGAAATTGTTTGGCAGGCAATTCCTACAAATATATATTGGAATATTGGTTTTGTTGTTTTATTTACCACTTGCATTACCTACTTGTTCAATTTGTATGGTTTATCGAAATTAAAACCAACAACGGTAAGCGTTTTTATTTATTTACAGCCTGTAATTGCTTCTATTTATGCATTAATTGTGGGCAGCGATTCTTTAAATTTGGTAAAAATTTGTGCTACGTTATTAATCTTTTTCGGGGTTTATTTAGTAACAAAACAAGCAAAAGATTCTAAGAATTAA
- a CDS encoding YicC family protein, with protein MIQSMTGYGKAVLQLPTKKVTIEIKSLNSKNLDLNVRIPSHYKEKELAVRKKLANSLVRGKIDFSIFVEITSDETSASINHGVVKEYMQQLRNVVQTGTTDDVELLKMAVRMPDAFTTVREELDENEWVEIEKGIALAIKEIVQYRIDEAASLEIDFKQRIANIKNYLEQVQALDGDRIEHVKTRLQKAIDELKVETDENRFEQELIYYLEKLDINEEKVRLANHLNYFLQTLDSPDSNGKKLGFIVQEMGREINTTGSKANFAPMQKAVIQMKNELEQIKEQILNVL; from the coding sequence ATGATTCAATCTATGACAGGTTACGGAAAAGCAGTTTTACAATTGCCCACTAAAAAAGTAACCATAGAAATAAAATCTTTAAACAGTAAAAATTTAGATTTAAATGTTCGCATTCCATCTCATTACAAAGAAAAAGAACTAGCCGTTCGTAAAAAATTAGCGAATTCTTTGGTACGTGGAAAGATAGATTTTTCGATTTTTGTAGAAATAACTTCTGATGAAACTTCTGCAAGCATAAACCATGGAGTGGTAAAAGAATACATGCAACAATTAAGAAATGTGGTACAAACAGGCACTACCGATGATGTAGAGTTGTTAAAAATGGCTGTAAGAATGCCAGACGCTTTCACTACAGTGCGTGAAGAATTAGACGAAAACGAGTGGGTTGAAATTGAAAAAGGAATTGCGCTTGCTATTAAAGAAATAGTACAATATAGAATCGATGAAGCTGCCTCTTTAGAAATCGATTTTAAACAAAGAATTGCCAATATTAAAAATTATTTAGAGCAAGTACAAGCCTTAGATGGAGACAGAATTGAGCATGTAAAAACCCGCCTTCAAAAAGCAATTGACGAGTTAAAAGTAGAAACAGATGAAAACAGATTTGAACAAGAACTAATCTACTATTTAGAAAAGCTAGATATTAACGAAGAAAAAGTGCGTTTGGCAAATCATTTAAATTATTTTTTACAAACTTTAGATTCACCAGATTCTAATGGAAAAAAATTAGGCTTTATTGTACAAGAAATGGGGCGCGAAATAAATACCACAGGTTCTAAAGCCAATTTTGCACCCATGCAAAAAGCAGTTATTCAAATGAAAAATGAACTAGAACAAATTAAAGAACAAATTTTAAACGTGTTATAA